A genomic segment from Streptomyces sp. NBC_01233 encodes:
- a CDS encoding aldehyde dehydrogenase family protein: MSLPPRLSQPAYPVLLGGTPEPGHGWVHWPRSSALLREPYDVLALKARLDHDRATREDHADPRLVGRVARSTDAQAQAALSLARTAQPVWARVPLERRLDLVRAFHHLLRDRAEEFVEVLVSEGHPVRVAQWALSAALSLTHPDTVDHARDAMLWEGKQAGRLVRLVRKPDGVVCLSPARNAPVLTAMAAVPTLAAGNALILNAPPAVPLSTAYVFHELVAPLLAEYGAPPGTLSVLCAPARPTLRTWLASPDCDDIFFFGGPSQGAQLTRACLEYGKKPIMELAGNDALVVWRDADLHQAADAAMERYQGSGQLCFAPKFTLVHPAVAEQFTELVRSRALRLRVGPPEDPDVVLTPVVKRSQCQDVLDDAVAKGAELLCGGELVDVTDTPTQRGPFIRPVLLRVRGLPEAATMRAVTEETFFPLMCVIVPDGAPGAAGTEEAIDRELLDALIAFVNANPYGLRNSLWAQDLDVIHRFTDEVTNGGVLKVNDSHIGTLPVLPIIGGTGLSGGVFGEANIPFLRTTRLQGISIGTGEPGHFDHLAAAGLRQASGPPSTAVRPHEHSGAAAQERHAP, encoded by the coding sequence GTGAGCCTTCCTCCTCGCCTGTCTCAGCCCGCCTACCCGGTACTGCTGGGCGGCACCCCCGAGCCCGGTCACGGCTGGGTGCACTGGCCCAGGAGCAGTGCGCTGCTCCGCGAGCCGTACGACGTACTCGCGCTCAAGGCGCGTCTCGACCACGATCGCGCCACCCGAGAGGATCACGCCGATCCCAGGCTGGTCGGACGGGTGGCCCGGTCGACCGACGCGCAGGCCCAGGCGGCACTCTCCCTGGCCCGCACGGCGCAGCCGGTGTGGGCGCGAGTGCCCCTGGAGCGGCGCCTGGACCTCGTCCGCGCCTTCCACCACCTCCTGCGGGACCGGGCGGAGGAGTTCGTCGAGGTCCTGGTGTCCGAGGGGCACCCGGTACGCGTGGCGCAATGGGCCCTGTCGGCGGCACTGAGCCTGACGCACCCGGACACGGTCGACCACGCCCGGGACGCCATGCTGTGGGAGGGTAAACAGGCCGGCCGCCTGGTCCGGCTGGTGCGCAAGCCCGACGGGGTGGTGTGCCTCAGTCCGGCACGCAACGCCCCCGTCCTCACCGCGATGGCCGCCGTACCGACCCTGGCGGCCGGGAACGCGCTGATCCTCAACGCACCGCCCGCGGTCCCTCTGAGCACCGCGTACGTCTTCCACGAGCTGGTCGCCCCGCTGCTGGCGGAGTACGGGGCCCCGCCCGGCACGCTCAGCGTGCTCTGCGCGCCCGCGCGGCCCACCCTGCGGACCTGGCTCGCCTCGCCCGACTGCGACGACATCTTCTTCTTCGGCGGACCGAGCCAGGGCGCCCAGCTCACCCGGGCCTGCCTGGAGTACGGCAAGAAGCCCATCATGGAGCTGGCCGGAAACGATGCCCTGGTGGTGTGGCGGGACGCGGATCTGCACCAGGCGGCCGACGCGGCTATGGAGCGGTATCAGGGCTCCGGACAGCTCTGCTTCGCGCCCAAGTTCACGCTGGTCCACCCGGCCGTGGCCGAGCAGTTCACCGAGCTGGTGCGCAGCCGGGCGCTCAGGCTGCGCGTCGGGCCTCCGGAGGATCCGGACGTCGTGCTCACTCCCGTCGTCAAGCGTTCCCAGTGCCAGGACGTGCTCGACGACGCCGTGGCCAAGGGCGCCGAGCTGCTGTGCGGGGGCGAGCTGGTCGACGTGACGGACACACCGACCCAGCGAGGGCCCTTCATCAGGCCGGTACTGCTCCGCGTAAGGGGGCTGCCGGAGGCGGCGACGATGCGGGCTGTCACGGAGGAGACGTTCTTCCCACTCATGTGCGTGATCGTTCCCGACGGCGCACCAGGCGCAGCAGGGACCGAGGAGGCCATCGACCGCGAGCTCCTGGACGCGCTGATCGCCTTCGTCAACGCGAATCCGTACGGGCTGCGCAACTCCCTGTGGGCCCAAGACCTGGACGTCATCCACCGGTTCACCGACGAGGTGACCAACGGCGGGGTGCTGAAGGTCAACGACAGCCACATCGGCACCCTGCCCGTCCTGCCCATCATCGGCGGTACGGGGCTTTCCGGTGGGGTGTTCGGCGAGGCCAACATCCCCTTTCTGCGTACCACTCGACTCCAGGGAATCAGTATCGGCACCGGCGAACCGGGGCACTTCGACCACCTCGCCGCTGCCGGACTCCGCCAAGCCTCCGGGCCGCCGTCCACGGCTGTCCGGCCGCACGAACACAGCGGCGCAGCCGCGCAAGAGAGGCATGCCCCATGA
- a CDS encoding EF-hand domain-containing protein — MTALSGTPLLHHKIDVCFGHFDADGSGQVDREDLLTLGSRLLAKFGEPATSPKGTALMDGMTRFWDALAEAADVDADGQLTAEEYRAGMTGAFVASAGGFDASLRPLAQAVCTLLDTDEDGEVDEREFQAWQQVFGTAPEHRAAAFKHLDTDGSGKLSVDELLAAMRQYYISPDAAARGNWLYGPVA, encoded by the coding sequence ATGACCGCGCTTTCCGGCACCCCCCTGCTCCACCACAAGATCGATGTCTGCTTCGGGCACTTCGACGCCGACGGCAGCGGCCAAGTCGACCGTGAGGATCTGCTCACCCTCGGCTCCCGGCTGCTGGCCAAGTTCGGCGAGCCCGCCACTTCACCCAAGGGCACCGCGCTGATGGACGGTATGACCCGCTTCTGGGACGCCCTCGCGGAGGCCGCCGACGTGGACGCGGACGGACAGCTCACCGCGGAGGAGTATCGCGCGGGCATGACGGGGGCGTTCGTGGCCTCCGCCGGAGGCTTCGACGCGTCGCTGCGGCCCCTGGCCCAGGCGGTGTGCACACTGCTCGACACCGATGAGGACGGTGAGGTGGACGAGAGGGAGTTCCAGGCCTGGCAGCAGGTCTTCGGCACCGCGCCCGAACACCGAGCCGCCGCGTTCAAGCACCTCGACACGGACGGCAGCGGCAAGCTGAGCGTCGACGAACTCCTCGCGGCGATGCGCCAGTACTACATCAGCCCTGATGCCGCCGCGCGGGGGAACTGGCTCTACGGCCCTGTCGCCTGA